Proteins encoded by one window of Clostridium perfringens:
- a CDS encoding NTP transferase domain-containing protein: MRAILLAAGMGTRLRPLTLDTPKSLIEVNGRPLLERQIEFLRERGVEEIIVVTGYLAEKFDYLKDKYGVKLVNNDKYDIYNNIYTMYLVREYLENTYVVDADVYISENFLLEKPETSMYFSANKQGFKGEWKLSFDEDLKVNDIEVGDDEGYILCGVSYWDKKDTDIIVKELEDMVENGDFSELYWDDIVKNNISKLDIRIEKISENSIYEIDNLEELDYVKSVVEK, encoded by the coding sequence ATGAGAGCAATATTACTAGCAGCAGGAATGGGAACTAGATTAAGACCCCTAACTTTAGATACACCTAAGTCACTTATAGAAGTTAATGGAAGACCTCTTTTAGAAAGACAGATAGAATTTTTAAGAGAAAGAGGAGTAGAAGAAATAATTGTAGTTACAGGTTATCTTGCAGAGAAATTTGATTATTTAAAGGATAAATACGGAGTAAAACTAGTTAATAATGATAAATATGATATATATAACAATATATATACTATGTATTTAGTTAGAGAATATTTAGAGAATACCTATGTAGTTGATGCTGATGTTTACATATCAGAAAATTTCTTATTAGAAAAACCAGAAACATCAATGTATTTTTCTGCCAATAAACAAGGTTTTAAAGGAGAATGGAAACTTAGCTTTGATGAGGATTTAAAGGTAAATGATATAGAAGTTGGAGATGATGAAGGTTATATATTATGTGGAGTATCTTATTGGGATAAGAAAGATACAGATATAATAGTTAAGGAACTTGAAGACATGGTTGAAAATGGCGATTTTAGTGAGTTATATTGGGATGATATTGTAAAGAATAATATTTCTAAGTTAGATATTCGCATTGAAAAGATTTCAGAAAATAGTATTTATGAAATTGATAATTTAGAAGAATTAGACTATGTTAAATCAGTAGTAGAGAAATAA
- a CDS encoding DMT family transporter gives MFKSNYKGYGSGIISAMAWGLDTVLVGVILSMAPFINTEAAIMLAPFVSTFLHDFFSTLWMFIYMIFTRQVGKLFKSLKTPSTKYVILASIFGGPMGMTGYLLSVNYIGPSYAATISSIYPAVGAILAAIFLKEKISRKGYIGLTISILGIALLGFGNDGGKASLIGFLFAGLSVLGWGSESVICSYGMKDEDISPKQALQIRQFISALFSGVIILPLLKAYPLVFEVLKGNVILVIIGTALMGTISYVCYYTAIHKLGPTRAMGLNITYVVWAMIFDKVLLGHDITIKMVICALMVMIGSFVVATQPAHEEELTNVTNTAV, from the coding sequence ATGTTTAAAAGTAATTATAAGGGATATGGTAGTGGAATTATATCTGCTATGGCTTGGGGGCTAGATACTGTTTTAGTTGGAGTTATATTATCCATGGCTCCATTTATAAATACAGAGGCAGCTATAATGTTAGCTCCTTTTGTAAGTACATTTTTACATGATTTTTTTTCAACTTTATGGATGTTTATTTATATGATTTTTACAAGACAAGTTGGAAAACTTTTTAAGTCATTAAAAACTCCAAGTACAAAATATGTTATTTTAGCATCTATATTTGGTGGGCCTATGGGTATGACTGGATATTTACTTTCTGTTAACTATATAGGACCATCATATGCAGCTACTATATCATCAATATATCCTGCAGTTGGAGCAATTTTAGCAGCAATATTCTTAAAAGAAAAAATTAGTAGAAAAGGATATATTGGATTAACAATAAGTATATTAGGAATAGCTCTTTTAGGATTTGGAAATGATGGGGGAAAAGCTAGTTTAATAGGATTTTTATTTGCTGGGTTAAGTGTTTTAGGATGGGGTTCAGAATCTGTAATATGCTCTTATGGTATGAAAGATGAAGATATAAGTCCTAAGCAAGCTTTACAAATTAGACAGTTTATATCTGCTCTTTTTTCAGGGGTAATAATTCTTCCTTTATTAAAAGCTTATCCATTAGTATTTGAAGTTTTAAAAGGAAATGTTATTTTGGTTATAATAGGCACAGCTTTAATGGGAACAATCTCTTACGTTTGTTATTATACGGCTATTCATAAATTAGGACCAACAAGAGCAATGGGACTTAATATAACTTATGTTGTATGGGCAATGATTTTTGATAAAGTACTATTAGGTCATGATATAACTATTAAAATGGTAATATGTGCTTTAATGGTTATGATAGGCTCATTTGTAGTGGCAACTCAACCAGCACATGAAGAAGAATTAACTAATGTTACTAATACAGCAGTTTAG
- a CDS encoding phosphocholine cytidylyltransferase/choline kinase family protein: MLSYDIEVLKIINDEDNISQRKLAEMLNISLGKINSLLKELLTKEYIVKIDIDKRNVKYELTEAGIALLENSLDKVKSTKLSIHKHKFHKVKQAVILGAGGKGDFGKPAGFLELEEFRIIDRIIDILKSNGIEKIVIVNGYKKEYYEELAEKDSTIFCVTNSNYKWTGTMSSLALAKEYIDDDFILVENDLVFESRAVEQIIKNDNRDCVLITNESGSGDEAFVEIRDGYLFKMSKDVHQFNKIDGEMIGISKISYKLFKMMLEEFKHNINPYMNYEYTMLDVARNYKVGYEKINDLVWGEIDNKDQYEKVKKHIIPMIRRKEMQYKIDQVKSAIVNGLKVSEEEVKEIVPVGGMTNKNYKAFVNDKAYIVRIPGLGTSSMINRRDEMINSKLAADEGIDAKILFFDEESGVKIAELIEGAETLNPATAKKKENMELVVGALRTLHNSEIKMENRFNVFEKIEDYESLVKKVSGTLFEDYYEIKTRVLKLEKVLEDNGMEIKPCHNDTVPENFVKDINERMYLIDWEYSGLNDPMWDLAAHSIECDFSEDDEELFLNLYFNNLIEDKHKIRILVYKICQDFLWSIWTILKEAQGDDFGTYGIDRYNRGKKNLELLDKILMGQ; this comes from the coding sequence ATGTTATCATATGATATTGAAGTTTTAAAAATTATAAATGATGAAGACAATATAAGTCAAAGAAAATTAGCAGAAATGCTAAACATTTCTTTAGGTAAAATAAATTCTTTACTTAAGGAACTATTGACTAAAGAATACATAGTTAAAATTGATATAGATAAGAGAAATGTTAAATATGAATTAACTGAGGCAGGAATTGCATTACTAGAAAATTCATTAGATAAAGTTAAAAGCACAAAGTTATCAATACATAAGCATAAATTTCATAAAGTTAAACAAGCTGTTATTTTAGGAGCTGGTGGTAAAGGTGATTTTGGAAAGCCAGCTGGTTTTTTAGAGCTTGAAGAATTCAGAATAATTGATAGAATAATTGATATTTTGAAATCAAATGGTATAGAGAAGATTGTTATAGTAAATGGATATAAGAAAGAATACTATGAAGAATTAGCTGAAAAAGATTCAACAATTTTTTGTGTAACTAATTCAAATTATAAATGGACAGGAACTATGAGTTCTTTAGCTTTAGCTAAGGAATATATAGATGATGATTTTATATTGGTAGAAAATGATCTTGTTTTTGAAAGTAGAGCTGTAGAACAAATTATTAAAAATGATAATAGAGATTGTGTTTTAATTACTAATGAAAGTGGATCAGGGGATGAGGCCTTCGTTGAAATAAGAGATGGCTATCTTTTTAAAATGTCAAAAGATGTACACCAATTTAATAAGATTGATGGAGAAATGATTGGTATAAGCAAAATATCTTATAAATTATTTAAAATGATGTTAGAAGAATTTAAACATAATATAAATCCATATATGAATTATGAGTACACTATGTTAGATGTTGCTAGAAATTATAAGGTTGGTTATGAAAAGATAAATGACCTTGTTTGGGGAGAAATTGACAATAAAGATCAATATGAAAAAGTAAAGAAACACATTATACCTATGATAAGAAGAAAAGAAATGCAATATAAAATAGATCAAGTAAAAAGTGCTATAGTTAATGGATTAAAGGTTTCAGAAGAGGAAGTTAAAGAAATAGTACCTGTAGGAGGTATGACTAATAAAAACTATAAGGCTTTTGTAAATGACAAAGCCTATATAGTAAGAATACCAGGATTAGGTACAAGCTCTATGATTAATAGAAGAGATGAAATGATAAACTCTAAACTAGCAGCAGATGAAGGAATAGATGCTAAAATACTTTTCTTTGATGAAGAGTCTGGAGTAAAGATTGCAGAACTTATAGAGGGAGCAGAAACTCTTAATCCTGCAACGGCTAAAAAGAAAGAAAATATGGAATTAGTGGTAGGGGCATTAAGAACTTTACATAATTCAGAGATAAAAATGGAAAATAGATTTAATGTTTTTGAGAAAATTGAGGATTATGAGAGTCTTGTTAAAAAGGTTAGTGGTACTCTTTTTGAAGATTATTATGAAATAAAAACAAGAGTATTAAAGTTAGAAAAAGTTTTAGAAGATAATGGAATGGAAATAAAACCATGTCATAATGATACCGTTCCAGAAAACTTTGTTAAAGATATTAATGAAAGAATGTATCTAATAGATTGGGAGTACAGTGGATTAAATGATCCTATGTGGGATTTAGCGGCTCACTCAATTGAATGTGATTTTTCAGAGGATGATGAAGAATTATTCTTAAATCTATATTTTAACAATTTAATTGAAGATAAGCATAAGATAAGAATTCTTGTTTATAAAATATGTCAGGACTTTTTATGGAGCATATGGACTATTTTAAAAGAGGCTCAAGGCGATGATTTTGGAACTTATGGTATAGATAGATATAATAGAGGAAAGAAAAACTTAGAGTTATTAGATAAAATTTTAATGGGGCAATAA
- a CDS encoding L,D-transpeptidase family protein encodes MKFTKRKIKLFSLTCAITTLCSGFVLGENVQAANNKEWKFENNKWSYVDSNNLRSKDWENIKGDWFYFNSKGEMEIGWKYINKTWYHLRENGVMDTGWRKINGDWYYFNNSGSMMTGWQNINGSWYHLRDNGVVDIGWRELGGAWYHLNESGAMENGWKYINNEWYHLNENGPMDIGWKKINNDWYYFNNNGEMKIGWQNINDTWYHLKENGVMDTKWNKINDYWYYFNDDGKMINNQYIDGWRIDNNGVAHYEKAFRNPKLENSNQIIVVTTNNMSTSYCNIEIYEKNDSGEWNNIDSTTGRVGANGLAYIENRVQSTNTTPAGVMSITGAFGVKNNPGTKLDYIKVNNNMYWDLNSENSTYNRLINYNPGGDYEHLISYPRQYEYSLITDYNHNQVPNKGGAIFVHCLGRGATGGCVSMPREKMIEILKWIDPKKNPKILVIPKDDLDDYWY; translated from the coding sequence ATGAAATTTACAAAAAGAAAAATAAAATTATTTAGTTTAACTTGTGCAATTACTACTTTATGTAGTGGATTTGTATTAGGAGAAAATGTACAAGCAGCTAATAATAAGGAATGGAAATTTGAAAATAATAAGTGGAGCTATGTTGATTCTAATAATCTTAGAAGTAAGGATTGGGAGAATATAAAGGGGGATTGGTTTTACTTTAATTCAAAGGGAGAAATGGAAATAGGATGGAAGTATATAAATAAAACTTGGTATCATTTGAGAGAGAATGGCGTAATGGATACTGGTTGGAGAAAAATAAATGGAGATTGGTATTATTTTAATAATAGTGGATCTATGATGACTGGTTGGCAAAATATTAATGGAAGTTGGTACCATTTAAGAGATAATGGTGTAGTGGATATTGGATGGAGAGAACTAGGGGGAGCATGGTACCATTTAAATGAAAGTGGTGCTATGGAAAATGGATGGAAATATATAAATAATGAATGGTATCACTTAAATGAAAATGGACCTATGGATATAGGTTGGAAAAAAATAAATAACGACTGGTATTATTTTAATAATAATGGAGAGATGAAAATTGGGTGGCAAAATATAAATGATACATGGTATCATCTTAAAGAAAATGGAGTTATGGATACAAAATGGAACAAAATAAATGATTATTGGTATTACTTTAATGATGATGGGAAAATGATAAATAACCAATATATTGATGGATGGAGAATAGATAATAATGGGGTAGCTCATTATGAAAAAGCCTTTAGAAATCCAAAGTTAGAAAATAGTAATCAAATAATAGTTGTAACGACAAATAATATGAGTACAAGTTATTGTAATATAGAAATTTATGAAAAGAATGATTCTGGTGAATGGAATAATATTGATAGTACAACTGGAAGAGTAGGAGCTAATGGACTTGCTTATATTGAAAATAGAGTTCAATCAACTAATACTACTCCAGCTGGTGTTATGAGCATAACAGGAGCTTTTGGAGTTAAGAATAATCCTGGAACAAAATTAGATTATATAAAGGTTAATAATAATATGTATTGGGATTTAAATAGCGAAAATTCTACATATAATAGATTGATTAATTATAATCCTGGTGGAGATTATGAGCATTTAATTTCTTATCCTAGACAATATGAATATTCTTTAATAACTGATTATAATCACAATCAGGTTCCAAATAAAGGAGGAGCAATTTTTGTACATTGTTTAGGAAGAGGGGCTACTGGAGGATGTGTTTCAATGCCTAGAGAAAAAATGATTGAAATATTAAAGTGGATAGATCCTAAGAAAAATCCTAAAATTTTAGTTATTCCTAAAGATGATTTAGATGATTATTGGTATTAA
- a CDS encoding cell wall-binding protein produces MKRKSIALVLSLGLLGSVTLGSIETVYAEGNKNTTNISEVKVDNKVELSDKKNKEIKNGWEIINDKWYYHESDGSLATGFKKINDEWYRFDNNGEMQVGWQYINDIWYHFRDNGPMDTGWRKINNDWYYFNNDGEMQTGWQSIGNKRYHFRDNGVMDTGWRSLGSDWYLLNSDGEMQTGWQHINNIWYHLEDDGKMNTGWQDINGDKYYFNNSGEMQTGWQYINDIWYHLRENGPADTGWRKINNDWYYFDNIGKMQTSWQDIDNSTYYFNDNGVMSIGWRTIESEWYYFNNSGEKESNKVIDDWYLDKNGVGNKIVTEGVYGKSGKGRDLEYYRIGHGKKVLFSVFGVHGYEDAWSGDSQELKIIAEKSVNRLRSEYNTKGIDLSEWSVYIIPSANPDGRIDGWTNNGPGRTTVTTKNDINRSFPTGFSPFYSARNYTGPTALGSPEAKALYSFINKTMEGATEKVLLDVHGWENKTIGNPSIARYFDNEFGFRNINKYPGGFVITYGNAIGAKSVLVEFPVPYSHQDILRRDFSGKFANGLVNILLNN; encoded by the coding sequence GTGAAGAGAAAAAGTATTGCATTAGTTCTTTCTTTAGGACTGTTAGGTTCTGTTACTTTAGGTAGCATTGAAACAGTTTATGCTGAAGGAAATAAGAACACAACTAATATTAGTGAAGTAAAAGTTGACAATAAGGTAGAATTAAGTGACAAGAAAAACAAAGAGATAAAAAATGGATGGGAAATTATAAATGATAAGTGGTATTATCATGAAAGTGATGGAAGTTTAGCTACTGGGTTTAAAAAAATAAATGATGAATGGTATCGTTTTGATAATAATGGAGAAATGCAAGTTGGCTGGCAATATATAAATGATATATGGTACCATTTTAGAGATAATGGACCTATGGATACTGGTTGGAGAAAGATTAATAATGATTGGTATTATTTTAATAATGATGGAGAAATGCAAACAGGATGGCAGTCTATAGGAAATAAAAGATATCATTTCAGAGATAATGGAGTAATGGACACTGGTTGGAGATCATTAGGAAGTGATTGGTATCTATTAAACTCAGATGGAGAAATGCAGACAGGTTGGCAACATATAAATAATATATGGTATCATCTTGAAGATGACGGTAAAATGAATACTGGATGGCAAGATATAAATGGAGACAAATATTATTTTAATAATAGCGGCGAAATGCAAACAGGTTGGCAATATATAAATGATATATGGTACCATTTAAGAGAAAATGGACCTGCAGATACTGGTTGGAGAAAAATAAATAATGACTGGTATTACTTTGATAATATAGGTAAAATGCAGACAAGCTGGCAAGATATTGATAACTCAACATATTATTTCAATGATAATGGAGTTATGAGTATTGGATGGAGAACTATAGAAAGTGAATGGTATTATTTTAATAATAGTGGAGAAAAAGAAAGCAACAAAGTTATAGATGATTGGTATTTAGATAAAAATGGAGTAGGAAATAAGATTGTAACTGAAGGTGTATATGGAAAGAGTGGAAAGGGTAGAGATTTAGAATATTATAGAATAGGACATGGTAAAAAGGTATTATTCTCAGTGTTTGGAGTACATGGATATGAAGATGCTTGGAGTGGTGATTCACAAGAACTTAAAATAATAGCTGAAAAGTCAGTAAATAGATTAAGAAGTGAATATAATACTAAAGGAATAGATTTAAGTGAATGGAGTGTATATATTATACCTTCAGCTAATCCAGATGGAAGAATTGATGGATGGACAAACAATGGACCAGGTAGAACTACAGTAACAACTAAGAATGATATAAATAGATCATTCCCTACAGGATTTTCTCCTTTTTATAGTGCTAGAAACTATACAGGACCAACAGCATTAGGTTCTCCAGAGGCAAAGGCTTTATATAGTTTCATAAATAAAACTATGGAAGGAGCAACTGAAAAAGTTCTTTTAGATGTACATGGATGGGAAAACAAAACAATAGGTAATCCTAGCATTGCTAGATATTTTGATAATGAATTTGGCTTTAGAAATATAAATAAATATCCAGGTGGATTTGTAATAACTTATGGAAATGCTATAGGAGCTAAATCAGTTTTAGTAGAATTTCCAGTTCCTTATTCACATCAAGATATATTAAGAAGAGATTTTTCAGGTAAATTTGCTAATGGATTAGTAAATATTCTTTTAAATAACTAA
- a CDS encoding glucosaminidase domain-containing protein — translation MIKKFILATVITLSVTSINVLASENVNDKSDENKSSTLVGETYEIVKEPNMFFSIPGDNVESYKDENGIEREEFKKDKEGQESINRLVTKTKSKYEIALAHENGKYTFLDSANTKEEAEKKVENASEKYNTFAAMPVVLNDSGQVAYSEKSMGRLVKYKNGSPAGYGEITNIYANPNLTNDFTYINHGYVDDVPIIEDRGNVAKIEVGGYEGWVNKDTSSGNYDLVIVPLNQVKNPSYYIVRDGELIHYISSDLTNYSEGGYEVVIGPAPNFLSENVKYYSYDNKYFYKDLSTLIGDLQNDNHNNSVNANNPFYPYYMHLPFRSKTTFTAEELNNFIAKKTKSYSKLRGTGQAFIDAQNKYGANALLLLGLAANESAWGTSQIAQQKNNLFGINAIDSSPGASANSFETVEGCINDFAKYYISRGYSDPEDWRYFGGYLGNKGSGANVKYASDPFWGEKAGQNAYIADYWTSGKGIAGLKDYNYYQLGIYTGASSVTNKDNEKLYDVGSLYTERVEKIGATTILTSKEKINHNGKECYEINPVRTTPVISNGSPVAFPGPYDWNDKGFVDASKVKLINEGKYSENVMGKWELNNGIWYYYIDGKYVTGWNNIDNNKYYFDQSGKMQTGWLCIDNIWYHFRDNGTIDIGWREIDGYWYYFNNDGEMQKGWQTIGKYKYYFNDNGVMNIGWRKIDNIWYYFNINGEMQTGWLFENNIWYHFETTGSMTVGWKKINNDWYYFNSNGEMQTGWQNIGTPKYHFRDNGVMDIGWREIDGQWHYFNENGEMQTGWQYINGNSYYFDEKGIWKQ, via the coding sequence TTGATTAAAAAGTTTATTCTTGCTACAGTTATTACTTTAAGTGTAACTTCAATTAATGTTCTAGCTTCAGAGAATGTAAATGATAAGTCTGATGAAAATAAGTCTTCTACTTTAGTTGGAGAAACTTATGAAATTGTAAAAGAGCCAAATATGTTTTTTTCAATTCCAGGTGATAATGTAGAAAGCTATAAAGATGAAAATGGAATTGAGAGAGAAGAATTTAAAAAGGATAAAGAAGGTCAAGAATCTATAAACAGACTTGTTACAAAGACTAAGAGTAAGTATGAGATAGCATTAGCTCATGAAAATGGGAAATATACATTTTTAGATTCTGCAAACACAAAGGAAGAAGCAGAGAAAAAGGTTGAAAATGCAAGTGAAAAATATAATACTTTTGCAGCAATGCCTGTTGTTTTAAATGATAGTGGACAAGTAGCTTATTCAGAAAAATCAATGGGAAGATTAGTTAAATATAAAAATGGAAGTCCAGCTGGATATGGAGAAATAACTAATATATATGCTAATCCTAATTTAACAAATGACTTTACATATATTAATCATGGTTATGTAGATGATGTTCCAATAATTGAGGATAGAGGAAATGTTGCAAAAATAGAAGTTGGAGGATATGAAGGTTGGGTAAATAAAGATACTAGTTCTGGAAATTATGATTTAGTCATAGTACCATTAAACCAAGTAAAAAATCCAAGTTATTATATAGTTAGAGATGGAGAGTTAATCCATTATATAAGTAGTGATCTTACCAATTATTCTGAAGGTGGATATGAGGTTGTTATAGGACCAGCACCTAATTTCTTAAGTGAAAATGTAAAATATTATAGTTATGATAACAAATATTTTTATAAAGATTTAAGTACATTAATAGGTGATTTACAAAATGATAATCATAATAATTCCGTAAATGCAAATAATCCTTTTTATCCATATTATATGCATTTACCATTTAGAAGTAAAACAACATTTACTGCTGAAGAATTAAATAATTTTATTGCTAAAAAGACAAAATCATATAGCAAATTAAGAGGAACTGGACAAGCTTTTATAGATGCACAAAATAAATATGGAGCAAATGCTCTTTTACTTTTAGGACTAGCGGCTAATGAATCAGCTTGGGGAACATCTCAAATAGCTCAACAAAAAAATAATTTATTTGGAATAAATGCTATTGATTCAAGTCCAGGAGCATCAGCAAATTCATTTGAAACTGTTGAAGGCTGTATAAATGATTTTGCAAAATATTATATTTCTAGAGGATATTCAGATCCAGAAGATTGGAGATATTTTGGAGGATACCTTGGAAATAAGGGTAGTGGAGCTAATGTTAAATATGCTTCAGATCCATTCTGGGGAGAAAAAGCAGGACAAAATGCTTATATAGCTGATTACTGGACAAGTGGAAAAGGAATAGCAGGTTTAAAAGATTATAATTACTATCAGTTAGGCATTTATACAGGGGCTAGTAGTGTTACAAATAAAGATAATGAAAAATTATATGATGTAGGTAGCTTATATACTGAAAGAGTAGAAAAAATAGGAGCTACAACAATTTTAACTAGCAAAGAAAAGATTAATCACAATGGAAAAGAATGTTATGAAATAAATCCAGTTAGAACAACTCCTGTAATATCAAATGGATCACCAGTAGCATTCCCAGGTCCATACGATTGGAATGATAAAGGCTTTGTAGATGCATCAAAAGTTAAGCTTATAAATGAAGGTAAGTATTCTGAAAATGTTATGGGAAAATGGGAATTAAATAATGGCATATGGTACTATTATATAGACGGAAAATATGTTACTGGGTGGAATAATATAGATAATAACAAGTATTATTTTGATCAATCAGGTAAGATGCAAACAGGTTGGCTATGTATAGATAATATATGGTATCATTTTAGAGATAATGGAACAATAGACATAGGTTGGAGAGAAATAGATGGATATTGGTATTATTTTAATAATGATGGAGAAATGCAAAAGGGTTGGCAGACAATAGGTAAATATAAGTATTATTTCAATGATAATGGAGTAATGAATATTGGCTGGAGAAAAATAGATAATATTTGGTACTATTTTAATATAAATGGAGAAATGCAAACAGGATGGTTATTTGAAAATAATATATGGTATCATTTTGAAACTACAGGTTCAATGACTGTAGGATGGAAAAAAATAAATAATGATTGGTACTATTTTAATTCAAATGGAGAAATGCAAACAGGATGGCAAAATATTGGTACTCCAAAATATCATTTTAGAGATAATGGTGTAATGGACATTGGATGGAGAGAAATAGATGGACAATGGCATTATTTTAATGAGAATGGAGAAATGCAAACAGGTTGGCAATATATAAATGGAAATAGTTATTATTTCGATGAAAAAGGAATATGGAAACAGTAA
- a CDS encoding flippase gives MSKSISKNIIFKFLLNIFNVVVPIIIGPYVLRVLGPDLMGTINFSQTIYGYFFIFAGFGVYQYGLREISRVRDDKKKLSQVYTSLFTLTFITNILTTIGYVLFVQFNYSGTEIYVACMILTFNLLANIFYTEWVNEGLENYDFITIKTIIIRIVYVVFLFILVRSANDLKEYMILLVLSTFLNNIVSFIYIRKRIPFDFSDLKLLRHIKPMFLVVILSNANVLYTQLDRYFIGEYINMDSVAYYTTAQNISNIINTLLLTVIYATIPRMSNYIANENHDEYKGLLDKISKMYFIVLFPAAIGMLVLAKEVILIYGGSKYLDAIPMLKVFAIYIITLGFETILSNQVMYIRGKEKEQVKITFIGGAVNLILNVTLLWTGYFNGTNAVITTMLANIVVIILEYLYIKFVMNLDFNIFSLDKMKYLAISLLFIPITYFIGKFISGVILFTLAVMIINPLVYFLILLVIKDDCLLEIINKFTKKLKR, from the coding sequence ATGAGTAAATCAATATCGAAAAATATAATATTTAAATTCTTATTAAATATTTTTAATGTAGTAGTTCCAATAATTATAGGTCCTTATGTATTAAGAGTTTTAGGACCAGACTTAATGGGAACAATAAACTTCTCCCAAACAATATATGGATACTTTTTCATATTTGCAGGTTTTGGAGTATATCAATATGGTTTAAGAGAAATAAGTAGAGTTAGAGACGATAAAAAAAAGCTCTCACAGGTATATACCAGTCTATTTACTCTAACCTTTATAACAAATATACTTACAACAATTGGGTATGTATTATTTGTTCAGTTTAACTATTCTGGAACAGAAATATATGTTGCTTGTATGATATTAACTTTTAATTTATTAGCTAATATCTTTTATACTGAATGGGTAAATGAAGGATTAGAAAACTATGACTTCATAACAATAAAAACTATTATAATTAGAATTGTTTATGTAGTATTTTTATTTATACTTGTTAGAAGTGCAAATGACTTAAAAGAATATATGATTCTTTTAGTTTTATCAACATTTTTAAATAATATTGTAAGTTTTATATACATAAGAAAAAGAATACCTTTTGATTTTTCTGACTTAAAATTATTAAGGCATATAAAACCTATGTTTTTAGTTGTTATATTATCAAATGCCAATGTATTATACACTCAACTTGATAGATATTTTATAGGAGAGTATATAAATATGGATTCTGTTGCTTATTATACAACAGCGCAAAATATAAGTAACATAATAAATACCTTGTTGCTTACAGTTATTTATGCAACTATTCCAAGAATGTCAAATTATATAGCAAATGAAAATCATGATGAATATAAAGGTTTATTAGATAAAATTTCTAAAATGTATTTTATAGTTCTTTTCCCAGCTGCTATAGGTATGTTGGTTTTAGCTAAAGAGGTAATTCTTATATATGGTGGTAGTAAGTATTTAGATGCTATACCAATGCTTAAGGTTTTTGCTATATATATAATTACTTTAGGATTTGAGACCATATTAAGTAATCAGGTTATGTATATAAGAGGAAAAGAGAAAGAACAAGTAAAGATAACATTTATAGGGGGAGCAGTAAACCTAATATTAAATGTAACATTATTATGGACAGGTTATTTCAATGGAACAAATGCAGTAATAACAACAATGCTAGCTAATATAGTCGTTATTATATTAGAATACTTATATATAAAATTTGTTATGAACTTAGATTTTAACATTTTTAGCCTAGATAAGATGAAGTATCTAGCAATATCATTATTATTTATACCTATAACTTATTTTATAGGAAAATTTATAAGTGGAGTTATACTATTTACTTTAGCAGTAATGATTATAAACCCATTAGTTTATTTCTTGATTTTACTAGTTATTAAAGATGATTGTTTATTAGAAATAATAAATAAATTTACTAAAAAATTAAAAAGATAA